A single genomic interval of Bradyrhizobium sp. sBnM-33 harbors:
- a CDS encoding ABC transporter permease, whose amino-acid sequence MARLLSFAVFVAIWWIASLLAGDAKLPPPPTVLTAMIAEARSGNLFFHLGATLARVALAFTLAMALGAAIGYLMGRVRLADRLGDPWLILLLNLPALVVIVLAYIWAGLTEVAAIAAIAINKLPTAVVTLREGARALDAALDEMATVFALPRWSRFRHVILPQLSPYIAAAARSGLSLVWKIVLVAELLGRPNGVGFEIGVAFQLFDIPLLLAYSLSFAAVVLLIETLLVQPFEARVSRWRPRAA is encoded by the coding sequence GTCTTTCGCGGTGTTCGTCGCAATCTGGTGGATCGCCTCGCTGCTTGCCGGTGACGCGAAGCTTCCACCTCCCCCCACCGTGCTCACGGCCATGATTGCGGAAGCCCGATCGGGTAACCTGTTCTTCCATCTCGGCGCGACATTGGCACGCGTTGCGCTCGCCTTCACCCTGGCGATGGCGCTGGGCGCGGCCATCGGATACCTGATGGGCCGGGTGCGACTTGCCGATCGGCTTGGTGACCCCTGGCTGATCCTGCTGCTCAATCTGCCGGCGCTCGTGGTTATCGTGCTCGCCTACATCTGGGCCGGATTGACTGAAGTGGCCGCAATTGCGGCAATCGCCATCAACAAGCTCCCGACCGCTGTCGTGACGTTGCGCGAGGGAGCACGTGCCCTCGACGCGGCGCTCGACGAAATGGCGACGGTATTCGCGTTGCCGCGCTGGAGCAGGTTTCGACACGTCATTTTGCCGCAACTGTCGCCCTATATCGCAGCCGCCGCACGATCAGGACTTTCCCTGGTCTGGAAGATCGTACTTGTTGCGGAATTGCTTGGACGTCCAAACGGTGTTGGTTTCGAGATTGGCGTGGCGTTCCAGCTATTCGACATTCCATTATTGCTGGCCTACTCGCTGAGCTTCGCCGCGGTCGTGCTTCTCATTGAAACCTTG